The proteins below are encoded in one region of Flavobacterium sp. IMCC34852:
- a CDS encoding T9SS type A sorting domain-containing protein, which yields MKKTLLFIVAILFFGFMTQKAMAQNLQTVAIQSGFNADVVANGVGTSASSTSTDVDGVNYAFISRDFQLTTGSTPLTYGLPVNGLINSVVAAPAGLSFQLASYSGNNSLRLQNVNDSGTLTFTTPIAAVNLYMLATGGSGACTVNATVNFADATSETFTGIAIADWYGGANFAIQGIGRINITNDVLETGGGTNPRLYQIPLAISVANQAKLVQSVTVTKAGGGIPNIFAFSVDAYTSCPAPSNITFTSSNDGGTFNWTAPTSAPSMGYDYYYSASATPPTASTTPTGSVAAGVTTATLTGLTMGATYYFWVRSNCDTLQGFWQMKMFTTGQMEATYTVGDINTEFSTGPTITSSTACPGTLSLNIPAGFQIASTDVAYTMTTASNGWMSEQRTLLVCNTNNTTEAAIASGVGTTTGTYAYNRTGLTIANGLTGTVSFDLRAWRTYGGSGCNADYNRVDNNTWKITVTLTQALSTIDVTAPKIKIYPIPFTDVIHLDHAQEVNAIAVTDLTGKLVQTIQQPQEAIYLGDLNSGLYILTMTLQDGSVQHIKAIKE from the coding sequence ATGAAAAAAACATTACTATTTATTGTGGCTATATTGTTTTTTGGGTTTATGACTCAAAAAGCGATGGCACAAAATCTACAAACTGTTGCTATACAAAGTGGGTTTAATGCCGATGTGGTGGCTAATGGTGTAGGAACCTCGGCATCTTCGACCTCAACGGATGTTGATGGAGTAAACTATGCTTTTATCTCGAGAGACTTTCAATTGACTACGGGCAGTACACCCTTAACTTATGGGCTACCTGTAAACGGACTGATTAATAGTGTGGTTGCGGCACCTGCCGGGCTTAGTTTTCAATTGGCGTCTTATAGTGGCAATAACAGTTTGCGACTTCAAAACGTTAATGACTCGGGGACTTTGACCTTTACCACTCCCATAGCGGCTGTTAATTTATACATGCTGGCTACCGGAGGAAGTGGTGCTTGTACGGTAAACGCAACCGTTAATTTTGCCGATGCTACTTCTGAAACCTTTACCGGGATTGCTATTGCCGACTGGTATGGCGGTGCTAATTTTGCCATTCAAGGGATTGGAAGAATCAACATTACGAATGATGTGTTAGAAACCGGAGGGGGAACCAATCCGAGACTCTATCAAATTCCGTTGGCCATCAGTGTAGCCAATCAAGCTAAATTGGTACAAAGTGTTACTGTGACTAAAGCCGGAGGGGGAATTCCTAACATCTTTGCTTTTTCGGTAGATGCGTATACCAGTTGTCCTGCTCCCAGTAACATAACTTTTACCTCATCTAATGACGGGGGTACTTTTAACTGGACGGCACCGACAAGTGCGCCATCAATGGGTTATGACTATTATTACAGTGCTTCTGCAACACCGCCAACAGCTTCTACTACTCCAACCGGGAGTGTGGCTGCCGGAGTAACTACAGCAACGCTTACAGGGCTTACTATGGGAGCTACTTATTACTTTTGGGTAAGATCCAATTGTGATACCCTGCAAGGTTTTTGGCAAATGAAAATGTTTACTACCGGACAAATGGAAGCTACTTATACTGTTGGGGATATCAATACCGAGTTTTCAACAGGACCAACTATCACTAGTAGTACTGCCTGTCCGGGGACATTGTCTTTAAACATTCCGGCAGGGTTTCAAATTGCGTCAACCGATGTTGCTTACACCATGACCACAGCCAGCAATGGTTGGATGAGTGAGCAAAGAACACTTTTAGTTTGTAATACTAACAATACTACGGAGGCCGCAATTGCTTCGGGTGTAGGTACTACAACAGGAACGTATGCTTATAACCGAACCGGATTAACGATTGCCAATGGTCTTACCGGCACGGTTAGTTTCGACCTTAGGGCTTGGAGAACCTATGGCGGTTCCGGTTGCAATGCTGATTATAACAGGGTTGACAACAACACTTGGAAAATCACTGTTACCCTAACGCAAGCGTTATCGACAATAGATGTGACAGCGCCAAAAATTAAAATCTATCCGATACCGTTTACCGATGTCATTCATCTTGATCATGCGCAAGAGGTCAACGCTATTGCTGTTACAGACCTCACAGGGAAATTGGTACAAACTATCCAACAACCGCAAGAGGCGATTTATTTAGGCGATTTAAATTCGGGGCTCTATATTTTGACGATGACCCTGCAAGATGGAAGTGTGCAACACATTAAAGCAATAAAGGAATAA
- a CDS encoding GIY-YIG nuclease family protein, translating to MQQSYVYILKCSDGTYYTGVTSKLTQRLFQHDIGFYPDCYTCKRRPVTLVFYAEFTDINFAIEKEKQIKKWSKAKKEALIKGDYDDLPNLAKKKFN from the coding sequence ATGCAACAATCCTACGTATACATATTAAAATGTTCCGATGGCACTTATTATACAGGAGTGACAAGTAAACTTACCCAAAGATTATTCCAACATGATATAGGTTTTTATCCCGATTGTTATACCTGTAAAAGAAGACCGGTTACTTTAGTTTTCTACGCCGAGTTTACCGATATAAACTTTGCCATAGAAAAAGAAAAGCAAATTAAAAAATGGTCAAAAGCTAAGAAAGAAGCTTTGATAAAAGGTGATTATGATGATTTACCTAATTTGGCAAAAAAAAAGTTCAATTGA
- a CDS encoding GNAT family N-acetyltransferase, with amino-acid sequence MNDSELLFRRLTFEEFQTLVQWAALEGWNPGLEDAAIFWATDPEGFYGYFDKETLIAGGSIVAYDGQFGFMGFFIVHPNYRAKGIGRTLWQQRRDTLLSRLQPDASIGMDGVVAMQPFYQKGGFEIAYRDERYEKTGKPYPINPLVQKVTEKDWEAICALDLECFGVGRTRFLKLWLEASNAKAFQYTDHNHLLGFAVIRPCQTGYKIGPLFAENETVAAALYERCLTEAIDEPVYLDIPVCNEAAVNLVQQYKATYVFECARMYYGKPPKVAVEKVFGITSFELG; translated from the coding sequence ATGAATGATAGCGAACTACTTTTCAGACGCCTTACTTTTGAGGAGTTTCAAACACTGGTGCAATGGGCGGCTTTGGAGGGATGGAATCCCGGTTTGGAGGATGCGGCTATTTTTTGGGCCACTGACCCGGAAGGGTTTTACGGTTATTTTGACAAGGAAACACTCATTGCCGGTGGTTCTATTGTTGCTTATGACGGACAGTTTGGTTTTATGGGTTTCTTTATAGTGCATCCTAATTACAGGGCAAAAGGCATTGGGCGAACACTTTGGCAACAACGTCGAGATACTTTGTTGTCGCGCTTGCAACCCGATGCTTCCATAGGGATGGACGGTGTGGTAGCCATGCAACCCTTTTACCAAAAAGGCGGTTTTGAAATTGCTTATCGCGATGAGCGTTATGAAAAAACAGGAAAGCCCTATCCTATTAATCCATTGGTACAAAAGGTTACCGAAAAAGATTGGGAAGCTATCTGTGCCTTAGACTTGGAATGTTTTGGCGTAGGACGTACCCGCTTTTTAAAACTTTGGCTCGAGGCTTCAAATGCTAAGGCTTTTCAGTATACTGACCACAATCATTTATTAGGCTTTGCCGTAATCAGACCATGCCAAACCGGTTATAAAATTGGTCCTTTGTTTGCCGAAAATGAGACTGTTGCGGCCGCACTTTACGAGCGCTGTCTTACTGAAGCGATTGACGAGCCCGTATATTTAGACATCCCGGTTTGTAACGAAGCCGCCGTGAATTTGGTACAACAATACAAAGCTACTTATGTCTTTGAATGTGCCCGAATGTATTATGGCAAGCCACCTAAAGTTGCTGTCGAAAAAGTATTTGGAATTACCAGTTTTGAGTTGGGGTAA